The following proteins are co-located in the Pseudoalteromonas sp. N1230-9 genome:
- a CDS encoding Lcl C-terminal domain-containing protein codes for MRRVPLLAIVITTLTACGGGGGSDSDNTSTAATVNAGADQQIIEKSEFTVVAKGSPADGTFTWQRVSGPAIEGFPADGAEQSLTAPDIKLDSELVLRVDYQTTDGQLVSDEVSILISSNNQLPQPVITQIAPEELPSQYNDEIILSGEESFDLDENGSINGYLWSQLSGPDLVINSYTDKTISFNHPLLEANTQMTWQLTVTDDEGGSASIEQTFTLNKTNEIIVANAGQDQQVIEFDTVTLDATNSEVVTTTKQCFWQQLTGDVVTLANQNQCITSFTAPDVDTDTALSFEVTVTDSKSRSDNDTVVIDIRPKPLGYINDTGMNDCYNNSQKINCNSDDFPNQDADLGRDSVANQLDKVGQGDLAFDFTKLNQFADELPDDATNFSCVRDNVTGLIWEVKAASSALPPATTVRASTNHYTWYLDEGNGAQTGSVQGAPNSTCPSNTACGLQTYVEEVNATDFCGGTNWRVPTYTELQGLLDYSKQGEASLLSSEFFPNQPDATQLSSNSAAFMPYWTSQTAADGTSLSQAYIIDMSSANDLAYPKNNTAFVRLVRTPGE; via the coding sequence ATGAGACGAGTGCCCCTTCTTGCTATTGTTATTACAACACTAACAGCATGTGGCGGCGGTGGTGGTAGTGATAGCGACAATACCTCTACTGCTGCGACAGTTAACGCAGGCGCAGATCAACAAATAATAGAAAAAAGTGAATTTACTGTCGTTGCAAAAGGCTCGCCAGCAGATGGTACCTTTACTTGGCAGCGTGTGAGTGGCCCCGCTATAGAAGGGTTTCCTGCTGACGGTGCTGAGCAGTCTTTAACAGCTCCTGATATTAAGCTCGATTCAGAACTTGTACTTCGTGTAGATTACCAAACAACCGATGGGCAGTTAGTGAGCGATGAAGTGAGCATTTTAATCAGCTCTAATAATCAGCTTCCACAACCTGTAATCACACAAATCGCCCCTGAAGAACTCCCTTCTCAGTATAATGATGAAATTATTTTAAGTGGTGAAGAATCGTTCGATCTTGACGAAAATGGTTCAATAAACGGTTATCTTTGGTCACAACTGTCAGGCCCAGATCTCGTTATCAATAGCTATACAGATAAAACAATCAGCTTTAATCACCCTCTGCTTGAAGCGAATACACAAATGACATGGCAGTTGACTGTCACTGATGACGAAGGGGGCTCTGCAAGTATCGAACAAACGTTCACGTTAAATAAAACGAACGAGATCATCGTTGCAAATGCAGGACAAGATCAGCAAGTTATTGAGTTTGATACCGTAACACTTGATGCGACTAATAGTGAGGTTGTCACCACTACCAAACAATGTTTTTGGCAGCAGTTAACGGGCGACGTTGTGACACTTGCAAATCAAAATCAATGTATTACTTCATTCACAGCTCCAGATGTTGATACGGATACAGCACTCAGTTTTGAAGTCACTGTAACGGATAGTAAGTCACGCAGTGATAATGATACAGTTGTTATTGATATCAGGCCTAAACCACTTGGTTACATTAACGATACGGGCATGAATGATTGTTATAACAATTCGCAAAAAATTAATTGCAACAGTGACGATTTCCCAAATCAAGATGCTGATTTAGGCAGAGACAGTGTTGCTAATCAGCTTGATAAGGTAGGGCAAGGTGACTTGGCATTTGATTTCACAAAATTAAACCAATTTGCAGATGAGTTGCCCGATGACGCCACAAACTTTAGCTGCGTTCGAGATAATGTTACGGGGCTGATTTGGGAAGTAAAAGCGGCAAGTTCAGCACTGCCGCCGGCAACGACTGTCCGTGCCTCAACAAATCACTACACTTGGTATTTAGATGAGGGAAATGGAGCACAAACAGGAAGTGTGCAAGGTGCGCCAAACTCAACATGTCCAAGTAATACCGCCTGTGGTTTACAAACTTATGTAGAAGAAGTTAATGCCACTGATTTTTGCGGGGGCACAAACTGGCGAGTGCCTACTTATACTGAGTTGCAAGGCTTGCTCGATTACTCTAAACAAGGTGAAGCAAGCTTACTGAGTAGTGAGTTTTTCCCAAATCAACCTGATGCGACCCAGTTAAGCAGTAATAGTGCCGCATTTATGCCGTACTGGACATCACAAACTGCTGCTGATGGTACGAGTTTATCGCAGGCCTATATTATTGATATGAGTAGCGCGAACGATTTAGCGTATCCAAAAAACAATACAGCGTTTGTTCGCTTAGTCAGAACACCAGGAGAGTAA
- a CDS encoding DUF2982 domain-containing protein — protein sequence MSDILNIRAHASRHGIEFLLVGGIGLTFIMLFNLLRPGEISIIEIFLASSCIAAIFIGYLKTQEPYFSFTFCEDALIYRHKVGYWQLNRENFHHSGIPKVEQGLEYLELNAVGIKLNNIDEFLMQIQPRIAGRLLIEQRHLFMQVVQKHCKNGDCPSEWLIEDTQYTAPSGQRYKGLIAMFANRTRHLGQLTGYDLLLPANVLDTDIWQFSAYLNRWKLNPNEFINTQLHKNVNR from the coding sequence ATGTCTGATATTTTGAATATTCGTGCTCATGCATCCCGTCATGGTATCGAATTTTTGCTTGTGGGTGGGATTGGGCTAACATTTATTATGTTATTTAATTTGCTAAGGCCTGGCGAAATTAGCATTATCGAGATTTTTCTTGCAAGTAGCTGCATTGCAGCAATATTCATTGGTTATTTAAAAACGCAGGAACCCTACTTTAGTTTCACTTTCTGCGAAGATGCGCTCATTTATCGTCATAAAGTCGGATATTGGCAGTTAAATAGAGAGAATTTTCATCATAGTGGTATACCAAAAGTGGAACAAGGCTTAGAATACCTTGAGTTAAATGCAGTTGGTATTAAACTCAATAACATAGATGAGTTTTTGATGCAGATCCAGCCAAGAATCGCAGGGCGATTATTGATTGAACAGCGTCACCTATTTATGCAAGTAGTTCAAAAACATTGCAAAAATGGGGATTGCCCATCAGAATGGTTAATTGAGGATACGCAATACACGGCTCCAAGCGGGCAGCGTTACAAAGGATTGATAGCTATGTTTGCCAATCGAACGCGGCATCTTGGTCAATTGACAGGGTATGATCTACTGTTACCTGCCAATGTACTCGATACTGATATTTGGCAATTTAGTGCATATTTAAATCGTTGGAAATTAAACCCTAATGAGTTTATAAATACTCAATTACACAAAAATGTGAATCGTTAG
- a CDS encoding efflux RND transporter periplasmic adaptor subunit → MYSTQSGKALFPFIITLLLGLCVYLYLPSSQGEQTGFGDTATQVSAHTVTSEENAVLIEAIGSARANQAIYIRSAQSDYVTDIYFNDGDLVSKGQKLVQLQSQEEQLTVKELSINLREEKRQLERLTELSRSQATAKSLLEEQLSRVDATEAQLESAKTKLAEMTITAPFSGLLGKREISIGTYVSSATNITTLDDISIIKVDFKVPEKYLAQLQLGMKVMTQNDAYPEKTFNGKVTHISSRIDSVTRSVEVTASFVNSSRLLRPGMLLNTALQLSSNQALMVPEKAVIPQQDKHYVFQIEDGVVNKVEVHVAGRHNGWVAIDKGLENGQQVVTEGIIKIRTGSKVSIKG, encoded by the coding sequence ATGTATTCTACACAATCTGGCAAAGCGCTTTTTCCTTTTATTATTACCCTGTTATTAGGGTTATGTGTTTATTTGTACTTACCTTCAAGCCAAGGTGAACAAACTGGCTTTGGTGATACTGCAACTCAGGTCAGCGCGCACACCGTTACCTCAGAAGAAAATGCGGTACTTATCGAAGCAATAGGTAGTGCTCGCGCTAACCAAGCCATTTATATTCGTAGTGCCCAAAGTGATTATGTGACTGATATCTACTTTAATGATGGCGACTTGGTCAGTAAAGGTCAAAAACTCGTACAACTACAGTCACAAGAAGAACAACTGACCGTTAAAGAACTCAGTATTAACCTCAGAGAAGAGAAACGCCAACTAGAGCGCTTAACTGAGCTTTCACGCTCACAAGCAACAGCTAAATCATTACTTGAAGAGCAATTATCACGTGTAGATGCAACCGAAGCTCAGCTTGAAAGTGCAAAAACAAAATTAGCCGAAATGACAATTACAGCGCCATTCTCGGGATTGTTAGGTAAACGTGAGATATCTATTGGTACCTATGTAAGTAGCGCCACAAATATTACCACCCTTGATGACATCAGCATTATTAAAGTTGATTTTAAAGTGCCTGAAAAATACCTAGCACAATTACAGCTAGGTATGAAAGTTATGACTCAAAACGATGCCTACCCAGAAAAAACCTTTAATGGCAAAGTGACCCACATTAGTTCACGCATTGATTCTGTAACACGCAGCGTTGAAGTAACAGCCAGCTTTGTAAATAGTAGCCGTTTACTACGCCCTGGTATGTTATTAAATACCGCCTTACAGCTTAGTTCAAACCAAGCGCTTATGGTGCCAGAAAAAGCAGTTATTCCTCAGCAAGATAAACACTATGTTTTCCAAATTGAAGACGGTGTAGTGAACAAGGTTGAAGTGCACGTTGCTGGCCGTCACAATGGTTGGGTTGCTATTGATAAAGGCCTTGAGAATGGCCAACAAGTTGTCACCGAAGGGATCATTAAAATCCGTACCGGCAGTAAAGTTAGTATCAAGGGCTAA